One Longimicrobiaceae bacterium DNA window includes the following coding sequences:
- a CDS encoding restriction endonuclease: protein IRQDVVEKAHEFIKDRILALSPEEMEILTAAVLRAMGYKARVTPKGADRGRDVIASPDGLGFQQPRIIAEVKHRRRDPMGAERIRSFLGGLRSGDSGLYVSTGGFTREPSMRPTAPPSPSPLWTWTLWRRW from the coding sequence ATCCGCCAGGACGTCGTCGAGAAGGCGCACGAGTTCATCAAGGACCGCATTCTCGCACTCTCCCCTGAGGAGATGGAGATCCTGACGGCGGCAGTTCTCCGCGCCATGGGCTACAAAGCCCGCGTCACACCCAAAGGCGCCGACCGCGGCCGCGACGTCATTGCGTCGCCCGATGGGCTCGGCTTCCAGCAGCCACGCATCATCGCTGAAGTGAAACACCGTCGCCGGGACCCGATGGGCGCAGAACGGATCCGCAGTTTCCTCGGCGGCCTGCGCTCCGGCGACAGCGGCCTCTACGTGAGCACCGGCGGGTTTACCCGGGAGCCAAGTATGAGGCCGACCGCGCCACCATCCCCATCACCCTTGTGGACTTGGACGCTTTGGCGACGCTGGTGA